In one window of Rhodoglobus vestalii DNA:
- the map gene encoding type I methionyl aminopeptidase, with amino-acid sequence MIELRTPAEITEMKAAGEFVASVLTATQAAAAVGVNLLELDALAHSMIRERGAESCYIDYHPSFGASPFGKVICTSVNDAALHGLPHDYALQTGDLLSLDFAVAVDGWVADSAITFAVGTPRDEDLKLMDVTSRALDAGIAAAVMGNRIGDISAAIGDLAYGAGYEVNLDFGGHGVGREMHGDPHIPNDGKRRRGMPLKAGLVFAIEPWLMIGTDEVFTDDDGWTLRSVDGSRAAHFEHTVAITPDGPLVLTARS; translated from the coding sequence ATGATCGAGTTGCGAACGCCCGCCGAAATCACGGAGATGAAAGCGGCCGGTGAGTTTGTTGCGAGCGTACTGACGGCCACTCAAGCGGCTGCCGCGGTTGGCGTGAACCTACTCGAACTCGATGCGCTCGCCCACAGCATGATCCGCGAACGCGGAGCTGAGAGCTGCTACATCGACTATCACCCCTCGTTTGGCGCTTCCCCGTTCGGCAAAGTGATCTGCACCTCGGTCAACGATGCTGCACTGCACGGCCTCCCTCACGATTACGCCCTGCAAACCGGCGACCTACTGAGCCTCGACTTTGCGGTGGCCGTCGATGGTTGGGTTGCCGACTCTGCGATCACTTTCGCCGTCGGAACGCCGCGCGATGAAGACCTCAAACTGATGGATGTCACCTCACGGGCGCTTGATGCCGGCATCGCGGCAGCTGTTATGGGCAATCGCATTGGCGATATTTCTGCCGCCATCGGTGACCTTGCGTACGGCGCAGGTTACGAAGTGAATCTCGATTTTGGTGGCCACGGAGTGGGTCGCGAAATGCATGGTGACCCGCACATTCCCAATGACGGCAAGCGTCGCCGGGGAATGCCTCTGAAAGCGGGACTCGTGTTCGCGATCGAACCGTGGCTCATGATCGGTACCGACGAAGTCTTCACGGATGACGACGGCTGGACGCTGCGCAGTGTTGACGGTTCACGTGCCGCCCACTTCGAGCACACGGTGGCGATCACACCGGATGGCCCGCTCGTTCTCACCGCCCGTTCGTAG
- the trmD gene encoding tRNA (guanosine(37)-N1)-methyltransferase TrmD produces MHIDIVTIFPDFFGVLDISLLGKARERGIIQLAVHDLRDFTYDRHRTVDDTPYGGGAGMVMRPEPWGEALDATLTPETVVIVPTPAGVPFTQAAARELANEKHLVFTCGRYEGIDQRVIDYAASTVRVREISLGDYVLNGGEVATMAMIEAIGRLVPGVIGNPESLTEESHEQGLLEYPSYTKPAIWRERSVPDVLLSGNHKAIADWRHEQQLERTRRVRPDLLADDQ; encoded by the coding sequence GTGCACATCGACATCGTGACGATCTTCCCCGACTTCTTTGGGGTGCTCGATATCTCTTTGCTTGGCAAGGCTCGTGAGCGCGGAATTATCCAACTCGCCGTTCACGATCTGCGTGATTTTACATACGACCGGCATCGCACCGTCGACGACACCCCCTACGGCGGTGGGGCAGGAATGGTAATGCGCCCTGAGCCCTGGGGTGAAGCGTTGGATGCCACGCTCACGCCCGAAACGGTAGTGATTGTTCCGACTCCTGCCGGGGTTCCCTTCACCCAGGCTGCGGCACGTGAACTTGCCAACGAGAAGCATCTCGTCTTCACGTGTGGACGCTATGAAGGAATCGACCAGAGAGTTATCGACTACGCCGCATCAACGGTGCGTGTCCGCGAAATCAGCCTGGGCGACTATGTGCTGAACGGCGGTGAGGTTGCAACGATGGCCATGATCGAAGCCATTGGTCGTCTGGTGCCGGGAGTGATCGGCAATCCGGAGAGCCTCACGGAGGAGAGCCACGAGCAGGGTCTGCTTGAGTACCCGAGCTACACCAAACCCGCCATCTGGCGAGAGCGCTCCGTTCCCGATGTTTTACTCAGCGGAAACCATAAGGCGATTGCCGACTGGCGTCATGAGCAGCAGCTCGAACGCACCCGACGTGTGCGGCCTGACCTGCTCGCCGACGACCAGTAG
- a CDS encoding LLM class flavin-dependent oxidoreductase produces MVRHGIVILPQQPWAEAKQRWIHAEELGFDHAWTYDHLSWRSLADETWHATVPTLTAAASVTSRIRLGTFVASPNFRHPVTFAKELATLDDVSGGRFLLGVGSGGTGFDSTVLGLAELSPRERHARFEEFVRGLDELLRFEELGSGGISFSGDWFTAVNARMVGAPAQSPRLPFVVAAEGRRGLKLAVELADGWLTLGRTADTLDQWWQAVADVSERLDDTLDDAGRASATLDRYLNLDGAPRFSLDSVGAWDDAVGRAEALGFTDVIGHWPRAEGIYAGDENVLIEIASRFSR; encoded by the coding sequence ATGGTGAGACACGGCATCGTAATACTCCCCCAACAGCCCTGGGCTGAAGCCAAACAGCGCTGGATCCACGCCGAAGAACTCGGCTTCGATCATGCCTGGACCTACGACCACCTGTCGTGGAGATCTCTTGCCGACGAGACGTGGCACGCAACGGTTCCCACGCTCACGGCAGCCGCGAGCGTGACCAGCCGCATCAGGCTCGGCACCTTTGTCGCCTCGCCTAACTTTCGGCATCCGGTGACCTTCGCCAAAGAGCTTGCGACACTCGACGATGTCAGCGGCGGCCGCTTTCTGCTCGGCGTTGGCTCCGGCGGAACGGGCTTCGACTCGACCGTGCTCGGCCTGGCCGAGTTGAGCCCCCGCGAACGCCACGCTCGTTTCGAGGAGTTCGTTCGTGGTCTCGACGAACTGCTGCGCTTCGAAGAGCTCGGCAGCGGTGGCATCAGCTTCAGCGGCGACTGGTTCACCGCAGTGAATGCACGGATGGTCGGGGCGCCGGCCCAATCTCCGCGATTGCCGTTCGTCGTTGCCGCCGAAGGCCGCCGTGGCCTGAAGCTTGCCGTCGAACTCGCCGACGGCTGGCTCACGCTCGGCCGCACCGCAGACACCCTCGACCAGTGGTGGCAGGCGGTAGCAGACGTGTCAGAGCGCCTCGATGACACCCTCGACGATGCGGGCAGAGCATCCGCCACTCTTGATCGCTATCTCAACCTTGACGGTGCACCGCGGTTCAGCCTTGACAGTGTTGGTGCGTGGGATGACGCTGTCGGTCGCGCCGAAGCTCTCGGCTTCACCGACGTGATTGGGCACTGGCCCCGCGCCGAAGGAATCTATGCGGGCGACGAGAACGTGTTGATCGAGATCGCATCACGCTTCTCCCGCTAA
- the rpsP gene encoding 30S ribosomal protein S16 produces the protein MAVKIRLKRMGKIRAPYYRIVIADSRKKRDGRVIEEIGKYHPTEEPSFIEVESERAQYWLGVGAQPSPQVETILKLTGDWGIFKGDKNAKSTVKVKEAKAEFQADGKKKPVLKPKADKVEPKAEETPAKEAPAEEAPAATEAAAEAPAAEADKA, from the coding sequence GTGGCTGTAAAGATTCGTTTGAAGCGCATGGGCAAGATCCGTGCACCCTACTACCGCATCGTCATTGCTGACTCGCGCAAAAAGCGTGATGGTCGTGTCATCGAAGAAATTGGAAAGTACCACCCGACCGAGGAGCCCTCGTTCATTGAGGTCGAGTCGGAGCGTGCACAGTACTGGTTGGGCGTCGGCGCGCAGCCTAGCCCGCAGGTTGAGACAATCCTCAAGTTGACCGGCGACTGGGGCATCTTCAAGGGTGACAAGAACGCTAAGAGCACCGTCAAGGTGAAAGAAGCCAAGGCAGAGTTCCAAGCCGACGGAAAGAAGAAGCCGGTTCTGAAGCCCAAGGCTGACAAGGTTGAGCCCAAAGCTGAAGAGACGCCTGCTAAGGAAGCTCCTGCTGAAGAAGCTCCCGCCGCTACCGAGGCTGCTGCTGAAGCACCTGCAGCTGAAGCAGACAAGGCTTAG
- the ffh gene encoding signal recognition particle protein, with product MATFGNLTDRLADTFKNLRGKGKLSEADVDRTVREIRRALLDADVALEVVKDFTGRVRERALGHEVSGALNPAQQVVQIVNDELVTILGGEARRIEFAKNPPTVIMLAGLQGAGKTTLAGKLSKWLAADGHTPLLVAADLQRPNAVTQLQVVAGQAGVAVFAPEPGNGKGDPVKVAKQALKFAKDKQHDVVIIDTAGRLGVDAELMKQAANIRKAVDPDEVLFVIDAMIGQDAVTTARAFQDGVDFTGVVLSKLDGDARGGAALSVASITGRPIMFASTGEGLDDFEPFHPDRMASRILDLGDILTLIEQAQKTFSEEESRKVAEKFASDSFTLDDFLGQMQQLKNMGSIKSMLGMLPGAKGMREQLDNFDESEITRTEAIIQSMTKHERTVPKLLNGSRRVRIARGSGTTVTEVNALVNRFEQAAKMMKTVAKGGTPQIPGMGPIAGGHGGKSAKKNQKKKGSKSGNPARRAAEEAARAQGVSAPSAPAGSGFGLGGSKPAGSAPSPEELESLQKFLGR from the coding sequence ATGGCCACTTTTGGAAATCTCACCGACCGCCTCGCGGATACCTTCAAGAACCTGCGCGGCAAGGGCAAGCTCAGCGAAGCCGATGTTGATCGCACCGTTCGTGAGATTCGTCGTGCGCTGCTCGATGCCGACGTTGCGCTCGAGGTCGTCAAAGACTTCACGGGCCGCGTTCGTGAACGCGCACTCGGCCATGAGGTGTCGGGCGCATTGAACCCTGCCCAGCAAGTGGTGCAGATCGTCAACGACGAGCTCGTCACGATTTTGGGTGGTGAGGCACGCCGCATCGAGTTCGCTAAGAACCCGCCGACCGTCATCATGCTGGCCGGGTTGCAGGGTGCGGGTAAAACCACGCTCGCCGGAAAGCTTTCTAAGTGGCTTGCCGCCGATGGTCACACCCCTCTGTTGGTTGCTGCCGACCTTCAGCGCCCGAACGCCGTCACCCAGCTTCAGGTTGTCGCCGGTCAGGCGGGTGTCGCAGTCTTTGCGCCCGAGCCAGGTAACGGCAAGGGCGACCCGGTCAAGGTGGCCAAGCAGGCCCTCAAGTTCGCGAAAGATAAGCAGCACGATGTTGTGATCATTGACACCGCTGGTCGTTTGGGTGTGGATGCCGAACTCATGAAGCAGGCCGCCAACATTCGCAAGGCTGTTGACCCCGATGAAGTGCTCTTCGTTATCGACGCGATGATCGGTCAAGACGCTGTGACGACTGCACGCGCCTTCCAAGACGGTGTCGACTTCACCGGCGTCGTGCTGTCGAAGCTCGACGGTGATGCCCGCGGTGGTGCCGCACTGTCGGTGGCCTCGATCACGGGCCGTCCCATCATGTTCGCTTCCACTGGTGAGGGGCTCGACGACTTTGAGCCATTCCACCCCGACCGCATGGCCAGCCGAATTCTTGATCTCGGTGACATCCTCACCCTCATCGAGCAGGCGCAGAAAACGTTCAGCGAAGAAGAATCACGCAAGGTTGCGGAAAAGTTTGCCAGCGATTCTTTCACCCTCGATGACTTCCTTGGGCAAATGCAGCAGCTCAAAAATATGGGTTCGATCAAAAGCATGCTCGGAATGCTGCCCGGGGCGAAGGGGATGCGCGAGCAGCTCGACAACTTCGACGAGTCGGAGATTACGCGCACTGAGGCCATCATCCAGTCGATGACGAAGCACGAGCGCACGGTGCCGAAGCTACTCAATGGCTCGCGTCGTGTTCGTATCGCTCGCGGTTCGGGAACGACCGTCACCGAGGTCAATGCGCTGGTGAACCGCTTCGAACAGGCCGCCAAGATGATGAAGACGGTTGCCAAGGGTGGCACGCCCCAGATTCCCGGAATGGGGCCGATTGCCGGAGGCCACGGCGGCAAATCGGCGAAGAAGAACCAGAAAAAGAAGGGCTCCAAGTCGGGCAACCCGGCTAGGCGCGCCGCAGAAGAAGCGGCACGGGCTCAGGGCGTGAGCGCTCCATCCGCGCCCGCCGGCTCAGGCTTTGGACTCGGTGGTTCGAAGCCTGCTGGCAGTGCGCCATCACCCGAAGAGCTTGAGAGTTTGCAGAAGTTCCTCGGTCGTTAG
- the ftsY gene encoding signal recognition particle-docking protein FtsY has translation MAASWSLSGALKSMFARNTIDADTWSGLEDAMISADFGPDITDSVIEELRASVAKYKTDDPADLKRMLRETLEERLARLDPTLTLSARPAVVLVVGVNGVGKTTTIGKFAKFLVGHGRTVVVGAADTFRAAAVEQLATWAERGGAEIVRPQQQGQDPASVAFQTVEWAQRESIDIAIIDTAGRLQTKSGLMDELGKIRRVIEKQTEIAEVLLVLDATTGQNGVAQAEAFIQHAGVTGLVITKLDGSARAGFVLAVQERTGIPIKLVGQGEGINDLTGFTPHVFVQGLVG, from the coding sequence ATGGCAGCATCCTGGTCGCTCTCTGGCGCACTCAAATCTATGTTCGCGCGCAACACGATCGACGCCGATACGTGGAGCGGCCTCGAAGACGCAATGATCTCGGCCGACTTCGGGCCTGACATCACCGACTCGGTCATCGAAGAGCTGCGGGCGAGTGTCGCCAAGTACAAGACAGACGACCCCGCAGACCTGAAGCGGATGCTGCGCGAAACCCTTGAGGAACGCCTGGCTAGACTCGACCCCACTCTCACTCTCAGCGCCCGCCCCGCAGTTGTGCTGGTTGTTGGGGTCAATGGCGTCGGAAAGACCACCACGATTGGCAAGTTTGCCAAGTTCTTGGTTGGTCATGGGCGCACCGTTGTTGTTGGTGCGGCGGACACGTTTCGTGCTGCCGCGGTTGAGCAGTTGGCGACGTGGGCCGAGCGTGGGGGAGCAGAGATTGTGCGCCCGCAGCAGCAGGGCCAAGATCCGGCATCCGTCGCATTTCAGACGGTGGAGTGGGCTCAGCGGGAGTCGATCGATATTGCCATTATTGATACTGCGGGGCGCTTGCAGACCAAGAGCGGCCTGATGGATGAGCTCGGCAAGATCCGCCGGGTAATCGAGAAGCAGACCGAGATCGCCGAAGTGTTGCTCGTGCTTGATGCCACCACGGGTCAGAACGGTGTTGCGCAGGCGGAGGCTTTTATCCAGCACGCTGGGGTTACCGGCCTCGTGATCACGAAACTGGATGGGTCGGCTAGGGCCGGTTTTGTTCTTGCCGTGCAGGAGCGCACCGGCATCCCGATCAAGCTGGTCGGTCAGGGTGAGGGCATCAATGACCTCACCGGTTTCACCCCGCACGTGTTCGTGCAGGGTCTTGTTGGCTAG
- a CDS encoding gamma carbonic anhydrase family protein, whose protein sequence is MTALIVPIAGHTPLISDSAFVASNATLVGQVTLGERVSIFYGAVLRADVDSITIGEGSNLQDNVTVHCDEGVPTSVGSGVSVGHGAVLHGCTVEDDCLIGMSATVLNGAVIGTGSLVAAGAVVLEGTIVPPGSLVAGVPAKVRRELSDDERAGVRQNATHYLDIAAAHKAASN, encoded by the coding sequence ATGACTGCTCTCATCGTGCCCATCGCCGGACATACTCCACTTATTTCTGACAGCGCCTTCGTTGCGTCGAACGCGACGCTGGTCGGGCAGGTCACCCTCGGCGAACGCGTGAGCATCTTCTACGGTGCCGTGCTGCGGGCCGATGTCGACTCCATCACCATCGGCGAGGGCTCGAACCTGCAAGACAACGTCACGGTGCACTGCGACGAAGGTGTTCCGACATCCGTAGGTTCCGGAGTGAGTGTCGGTCACGGCGCCGTACTGCACGGCTGCACGGTCGAAGATGACTGCCTGATCGGGATGAGCGCAACAGTGCTCAACGGTGCCGTCATCGGCACCGGATCACTCGTCGCTGCAGGAGCTGTCGTGCTCGAAGGCACCATCGTGCCCCCCGGATCCTTGGTTGCCGGCGTGCCAGCCAAAGTGCGTCGCGAACTCAGCGATGACGAGAGAGCCGGAGTGCGCCAGAACGCCACCCACTACCTCGACATTGCGGCTGCACATAAAGCGGCCAGCAACTAG
- a CDS encoding LLM class F420-dependent oxidoreductase yields MTLSRPVRIAIQLQPQHAEYSAIRDRVRELEQLGVDILFNWDHFFPLSGEPDGLHFEAWTELASWAELTSRVEFGTLVNCNSYRNPDLQADMARTIDHISGGRFIFGTGSGWFERDYDEYGYEFGTAGSRLDALAEALPRIESRWSKLNPPPTRKIPVLVGGGGEKKTLKLVAEHADIWHGFVAGDELAHKKNVLAAHCETVGRDMNEIELSSDLRSRSIEDADGLLEQGVTLFTLGVSGPEHDLTATKQWLSWRDAQNA; encoded by the coding sequence ATGACTCTGAGCCGCCCCGTTCGTATCGCCATTCAACTTCAACCTCAGCACGCCGAGTATTCGGCGATCCGGGATCGGGTTCGTGAGCTTGAGCAGCTCGGCGTTGACATCCTGTTTAACTGGGATCACTTCTTTCCGCTCTCTGGTGAGCCCGACGGCTTGCACTTTGAAGCGTGGACCGAGTTGGCGTCGTGGGCAGAACTGACGAGTCGCGTTGAGTTCGGAACCCTCGTCAACTGCAACAGCTACCGCAACCCTGACCTTCAGGCCGACATGGCTCGCACGATCGACCACATCAGTGGCGGGCGTTTCATCTTTGGCACCGGATCAGGTTGGTTCGAGCGCGACTATGACGAGTACGGCTACGAGTTCGGAACCGCCGGATCGCGGTTGGATGCGCTCGCCGAGGCACTCCCGCGTATCGAGTCCCGCTGGAGCAAGCTCAACCCGCCACCCACCCGCAAAATACCTGTGCTGGTTGGTGGCGGTGGCGAGAAGAAAACCCTCAAGCTGGTGGCGGAACACGCAGATATCTGGCATGGCTTTGTCGCCGGTGACGAGCTTGCTCACAAAAAGAATGTGCTCGCGGCGCATTGCGAGACCGTTGGCCGGGATATGAACGAGATCGAGCTGTCGAGCGATCTCCGCAGCAGAAGCATCGAAGACGCGGATGGCTTGCTCGAGCAGGGAGTTACCCTCTTCACCCTGGGGGTAAGCGGCCCGGAGCATGACCTCACGGCCACCAAGCAGTGGCTTTCCTGGAGAGACGCACAGAACGCCTAA
- the rimM gene encoding ribosome maturation factor RimM (Essential for efficient processing of 16S rRNA), which yields MKTPREGRTQLRVGRLTKAHGLKGAIKVEMYTDAPERRFVPGAVFSLQVPTSSSWHGKTIELIELKWFNAQPVAFFTGVLDRSAAETLVKAILWIEHDPNEEPEEDAWFDHQLIGLKVIRDGVQVGTLAQVDHFPAQDLLTVTTDDGDVLVPFVKSIVASVNLETGEMVVTPPPGLFEEIPDDVVPATATATAAASESETPETPTASDSPDSPDTK from the coding sequence GTGAAGACGCCCCGCGAAGGTCGCACACAGCTGCGGGTGGGGCGCCTGACGAAGGCGCATGGGCTTAAGGGAGCCATCAAAGTAGAGATGTACACGGATGCCCCGGAACGACGTTTCGTTCCGGGAGCCGTGTTTTCCCTGCAGGTGCCAACGAGTTCTTCGTGGCACGGAAAAACGATCGAGCTGATCGAGCTCAAGTGGTTCAATGCTCAGCCGGTCGCCTTCTTCACTGGAGTGCTCGACCGCAGTGCAGCAGAAACTCTCGTCAAGGCCATCCTCTGGATCGAACACGATCCCAATGAGGAGCCTGAAGAGGATGCGTGGTTCGACCACCAGCTCATTGGCCTAAAAGTCATTCGAGATGGCGTTCAGGTGGGGACCCTCGCGCAGGTGGATCATTTTCCTGCCCAGGATCTGCTCACGGTTACGACCGATGACGGCGATGTGCTCGTGCCGTTCGTGAAGTCGATTGTCGCCAGTGTTAATCTCGAAACTGGCGAAATGGTTGTTACGCCGCCGCCGGGGCTTTTTGAAGAGATTCCTGATGATGTCGTGCCAGCAACAGCAACAGCAACAGCAGCAGCGTCCGAGTCCGAAACACCAGAGACACCGACCGCGTCAGACTCACCAGACTCACCCGACACCAAGTAG
- a CDS encoding RNA-binding protein has translation MLAPALEHLVKGIVDHPEDVQVVAKNTQRGELLEVRVHPEDLGRVIGRAGRTAKALRTLITALADGRKVRVDVVDTDF, from the coding sequence TTGCTCGCTCCCGCTCTCGAACACCTCGTCAAAGGAATCGTCGATCACCCCGAAGACGTTCAGGTCGTTGCGAAGAACACGCAGCGCGGTGAACTTCTTGAGGTTCGCGTGCATCCCGAAGATCTTGGCCGCGTAATCGGTCGCGCGGGTCGCACGGCGAAAGCACTGCGCACGTTGATCACGGCCTTGGCCGATGGTCGCAAGGTGCGTGTTGACGTCGTCGACACTGACTTCTAA